In one window of Chryseobacterium viscerum DNA:
- a CDS encoding sodium-translocating pyrophosphatase — protein sequence MDLFVLVPVFGVVALLYTFLQSNWVNKQNAGNEKMKIISGHIADGAMAFLKAEYKILMYFVVVVAILLAVMGSSNANSHWSIGIAFAVGAVFSASAGFIGMKIATKANVRTAEAARTSLSKALKVSFTGGSVMGMGVAGLAVLGLGSLFLIIKQIFAPDATVDSHEMEKTIEILTGFSLGAESIALFARVGGGIYTKAADVGADLVGKVEAGIPEDDPRNPATIADNVGDNVGDVAGMGADLFGSYVATVLATMVLGRETVSDDAFGGFAPILLPMLIAGTGIIFSMIGTLFVKINDNEGSSTSSVQNALNLGNWGSIVITAISSYFLVTYILPEKMILRGHEFTKMGVFGAIMVGLVVGTLMSIITEYYTAMGKRPVSSIVRQSSTGHATNIIGGLSVGMESTLLPIIVLAGGIYGSYLCAGLYGVAIAAAGMMATTAMQLAIDAFGPIADNAGGIAEMSELPKEVRERTDILDAVGNTTAATGKGFAIASAALTALALFAAFVGIAGIDGIDIYRADVLAGLFVGGMIPFIFSSLAITAVGQAAMAMVEEVRRQFREIPGILEGKAQPEYEKCVAISTDASIRKMMLPGAIAIISPLLIGFIFGPEVLGGFLAGATVCGVLMGMFQNNAGGAWDNAKKSFEKGVDINGQTYYKGSEPHKASVTGDTVGDPFKDTSGPSMNILIKLMSIVSLVIAPTLAVLHKDKIEANRKAKIESLTGVSATAAGHTDLTTVPVSPGEVQGHLNESGDFVYETGNIQKIKLDGGKTIAIGDGSQLYQLYNVVKQKDKSALDPNKWYTIENLYFETGSSDLKAESALQLNTLAEILNAYPDLKIKLGGYTDNSGNEDSNIKLSNLRAQTAKLKLLELGISADRIEAEGYGSQHPVCEANDTDECKAKNRRIDVRVLAL from the coding sequence ATGGATCTATTTGTGTTAGTGCCAGTTTTTGGTGTCGTAGCGTTACTTTATACATTTCTTCAGAGCAACTGGGTAAATAAACAGAATGCCGGAAATGAAAAAATGAAAATAATCAGCGGTCATATTGCAGACGGTGCAATGGCTTTTCTAAAGGCTGAATATAAAATCTTAATGTATTTCGTGGTGGTAGTTGCGATTCTACTTGCCGTAATGGGATCAAGCAATGCCAACTCACATTGGAGTATCGGAATTGCTTTTGCTGTAGGAGCCGTATTTTCCGCATCAGCAGGCTTTATCGGAATGAAAATAGCGACTAAAGCCAATGTCAGGACAGCAGAAGCTGCAAGAACTTCACTATCGAAAGCTCTTAAAGTATCATTTACAGGAGGTTCTGTTATGGGAATGGGAGTTGCCGGACTTGCTGTTTTAGGATTAGGATCATTATTCCTGATTATTAAGCAGATTTTTGCGCCTGATGCCACAGTAGATTCTCATGAAATGGAAAAGACCATTGAAATTCTTACCGGATTTTCTCTAGGTGCAGAATCCATAGCCCTTTTTGCAAGAGTAGGAGGCGGTATTTATACAAAAGCGGCAGATGTAGGTGCTGACCTTGTTGGAAAAGTAGAAGCTGGAATTCCTGAAGATGATCCCCGAAATCCTGCAACGATTGCAGATAACGTAGGAGATAATGTAGGAGATGTAGCGGGAATGGGTGCCGACCTTTTCGGATCTTATGTTGCAACAGTTCTGGCAACTATGGTATTAGGCAGAGAAACGGTTTCCGATGATGCCTTCGGAGGCTTTGCTCCAATCCTTTTACCAATGCTGATTGCAGGAACAGGAATTATATTTTCAATGATTGGAACTCTATTTGTGAAAATTAATGATAATGAAGGTTCATCCACTTCCAGTGTACAGAATGCTTTAAACCTTGGAAACTGGGGAAGTATTGTTATTACAGCCATTTCATCTTACTTTCTGGTAACTTATATCCTTCCTGAAAAAATGATTTTAAGAGGGCATGAGTTTACTAAAATGGGAGTATTTGGTGCCATCATGGTAGGATTGGTTGTAGGTACTTTAATGAGTATTATTACAGAATACTATACCGCAATGGGTAAAAGACCTGTTTCCAGCATTGTGAGACAGTCTTCTACCGGACATGCAACAAATATTATCGGAGGGCTTTCTGTTGGTATGGAATCTACTTTACTTCCGATTATCGTATTGGCAGGAGGAATCTATGGATCTTATCTGTGTGCCGGACTTTATGGAGTTGCTATTGCAGCGGCAGGAATGATGGCTACTACAGCTATGCAGCTGGCGATTGATGCCTTTGGACCTATTGCTGATAATGCAGGCGGTATTGCAGAAATGAGTGAACTTCCCAAAGAAGTACGTGAAAGAACAGATATCCTGGATGCTGTAGGAAATACAACGGCAGCTACCGGAAAAGGATTTGCAATTGCTTCAGCAGCGTTGACAGCATTAGCATTATTTGCTGCTTTTGTTGGGATTGCAGGCATTGATGGTATTGATATTTACAGAGCAGATGTTTTGGCCGGCTTATTTGTTGGCGGAATGATACCGTTTATTTTTTCATCATTGGCAATCACTGCAGTTGGACAGGCAGCTATGGCTATGGTAGAAGAAGTAAGGAGACAGTTCCGTGAAATTCCTGGGATTTTAGAAGGAAAAGCACAACCTGAATATGAAAAATGTGTTGCCATTTCTACAGATGCATCCATCAGAAAAATGATGCTGCCTGGTGCTATAGCGATCATTTCTCCACTTTTAATCGGATTTATTTTTGGTCCTGAAGTGTTGGGAGGATTTTTGGCTGGTGCTACGGTATGTGGTGTTTTGATGGGAATGTTCCAGAACAATGCAGGAGGTGCCTGGGATAATGCTAAAAAATCATTTGAAAAAGGAGTGGATATCAATGGTCAGACTTATTACAAAGGTTCAGAGCCACATAAAGCATCTGTAACAGGAGATACAGTGGGAGATCCTTTTAAAGATACTTCCGGACCATCCATGAATATCCTGATCAAATTAATGTCCATCGTTTCTTTGGTAATTGCACCTACTTTAGCAGTATTGCATAAAGATAAAATCGAAGCCAATAGAAAGGCGAAAATTGAAAGTCTTACCGGTGTATCTGCTACAGCGGCTGGCCATACAGATCTTACAACAGTTCCGGTTTCCCCTGGTGAAGTTCAGGGACATCTTAATGAAAGTGGTGATTTTGTATATGAAACAGGAAATATTCAGAAAATAAAACTGGATGGAGGAAAAACAATTGCTATAGGAGATGGAAGCCAGCTTTACCAGCTTTATAATGTGGTGAAACAAAAAGATAAATCTGCCTTAGACCCCAACAAATGGTATACTATTGAAAACCTTTATTTTGAAACAGGTTCCAGTGATCTGAAAGCAGAATCCGCACTACAGTTGAATACTTTAGCTGAAATCTTAAATGCATATCCGGATTTGAAAATAAAACTCGGCGGATATACAGATAACAGTGGTAATGAAGATAGTAATATTAAGTTATCCAATCTAAGAGCTCAAACCGCGAAGCTGAAACTTCTTGAGTTAGGCATTTCTGCAGACAGGATAGAAGCGGAAGGATATGGATCACAGCATCCTGTATGTGAAGCTAATGATACTGACGAATGCAAAGCGAAAAACAGAAGGATTGATGTAAGAGTTCTGGCTCTTTAA
- a CDS encoding inorganic pyrophosphatase, with amino-acid sequence MIPNFKAHPWHGISAGEDAPNVVNVFVEIVPSDTIKYEVDKETGYLKVDRPQKFSNIIPALYGFVPRTYCDKEVMRLAVESGATDVTMGDHDPLDICVLSSHNIHAGGLLMEAIPIGGFKMIDGGEADDKIVAVMINDHAFGHFRDISELPEAEVKRLMHYFLTYKNLPDEPAKCRIQEVYGAEHARKVIKASQTDYADKFGG; translated from the coding sequence ATGATTCCAAATTTTAAAGCACATCCATGGCACGGAATTTCTGCAGGAGAAGATGCGCCAAATGTTGTAAACGTATTTGTGGAAATTGTTCCTTCAGATACTATTAAATATGAAGTAGATAAAGAAACCGGATACTTAAAAGTAGACAGACCACAGAAATTCTCTAACATCATTCCTGCTTTATATGGTTTTGTTCCAAGAACATACTGTGATAAGGAAGTAATGAGACTTGCTGTAGAATCAGGAGCTACTGATGTTACAATGGGAGATCATGACCCTCTTGATATTTGTGTTTTAAGTTCTCACAATATTCATGCCGGAGGTTTATTGATGGAGGCTATTCCAATCGGAGGTTTCAAAATGATTGACGGAGGTGAAGCTGATGATAAAATCGTTGCAGTAATGATCAACGACCACGCTTTCGGACACTTCAGAGATATTTCTGAATTGCCAGAAGCTGAAGTAAAAAGATTAATGCACTACTTCCTTACCTATAAAAATTTACCGGATGAGCCTGCAAAATGCAGAATCCAGGAGGTTTACGGAGCTGAGCACGCAAGAAAAGTGATTAAAGCTTCTCAAACAGATTATGCAGATAAATTCGGAGGATAA
- a CDS encoding phytanoyl-CoA dioxygenase family protein, with product MLYNLFKKNKLKHNIPLYKKYGINKSYFSSISSKDFADLPASDRKVDYAKLAETPFFKKLTGENRESALQYDDNGYMILRNFLTPETADQINTEIDKLMEDGTLKFIYGGKLMFAIHHSEIIKNIGNDKELLDFLSVLLDGKSKLFQSINFINGSQQKTHSDSIHMTTYPLGGLLGVWIALEDVDETNGALHYIPKSHKLPYFLNSDYDNEGTDWKIGKKSYRAYETFLEDKVKELGLKKEVFKAKKGDLLIWHANILHGGEPHMDKKRTRKSLVYHFFDENSVCYHEVTQRPALFEL from the coding sequence ATGCTTTATAACTTGTTTAAAAAAAATAAGTTAAAACATAATATCCCACTGTATAAAAAATACGGTATTAATAAGAGTTATTTTTCAAGTATTTCGAGTAAAGATTTTGCAGATCTTCCTGCCAGCGATAGAAAGGTAGATTATGCAAAGCTTGCAGAAACTCCTTTTTTTAAGAAGCTGACGGGAGAAAATAGAGAAAGCGCTCTTCAGTATGATGATAACGGGTATATGATTCTGAGAAACTTCCTGACGCCGGAAACAGCTGATCAAATTAATACAGAAATTGATAAGCTGATGGAAGATGGTACACTGAAGTTTATTTACGGAGGAAAACTGATGTTTGCTATTCATCATTCAGAAATTATTAAAAACATTGGAAATGATAAGGAACTGTTAGACTTTTTATCTGTTTTACTGGACGGAAAATCTAAACTTTTTCAAAGTATCAACTTCATCAACGGAAGCCAGCAGAAAACCCATTCTGACAGTATTCATATGACGACTTATCCCTTGGGGGGATTGCTGGGAGTATGGATTGCCCTGGAAGATGTGGATGAAACCAATGGTGCCCTTCATTACATTCCTAAGAGTCATAAATTACCTTATTTCCTGAATTCTGATTATGATAACGAAGGTACAGACTGGAAAATCGGTAAGAAAAGTTACAGAGCTTATGAAACTTTCCTGGAGGATAAGGTAAAGGAGCTGGGATTGAAAAAAGAAGTCTTTAAGGCAAAAAAAGGTGATCTGTTGATCTGGCATGCCAACATTCTTCACGGTGGTGAGCCTCATATGGATAAAAAAAGAACAAGAAAGAGTCTTGTTTATCACTTCTTTGATGAAAATAGTGTTTGTTATCATGAAGTAACCCAAAGGCCTGCATTGTTTGAACTGTAA
- the radC gene encoding RadC family protein has protein sequence MAIKFLAEDDRPREKFLQKGKSSLSDSELLAIIMGSGNREEDALELARKILSSVNNSWHQLSLLSAKDLMKFKGIGVTKAISIISALEIGKRRTVQEIPEKAVIGNSNDAYLILQNQLADLRTEEFWAIFLNNSNKVIHVSQLTQGGISQSIVDVRVLYKTALDHFSTGIIIAHNHPSGSLKPSREDLNITQKIKEAGNTLSIQLLDHIIVTQDSYFSFSDSGLL, from the coding sequence ATGGCTATAAAATTTCTTGCAGAAGATGACAGACCCAGAGAAAAGTTTTTGCAGAAAGGCAAAAGCTCACTTTCTGATTCCGAGCTGCTGGCTATTATTATGGGAAGTGGAAATAGAGAGGAAGATGCTTTGGAACTAGCACGGAAAATTTTATCCTCAGTTAATAACAGTTGGCATCAGTTGAGCTTACTTTCTGCTAAAGATCTGATGAAATTTAAAGGAATTGGAGTAACAAAAGCGATTTCAATAATTTCAGCTTTAGAAATCGGAAAAAGAAGAACGGTACAGGAAATTCCTGAAAAAGCAGTGATCGGTAACAGTAATGATGCTTATCTTATTCTTCAAAACCAGCTTGCTGACTTAAGGACAGAAGAGTTCTGGGCTATTTTTCTTAACAACAGCAACAAAGTGATTCATGTTTCACAACTAACTCAGGGAGGAATAAGTCAATCTATTGTAGATGTCAGAGTTTTGTATAAAACAGCACTGGATCATTTTTCAACAGGTATTATCATTGCCCACAACCATCCTTCCGGAAGTTTAAAACCAAGCCGGGAAGATCTCAATATTACACAAAAAATAAAAGAAGCAGGAAATACTTTAAGTATCCAGCTTTTAGACCATATTATTGTCACGCAGGATTCCTATTTTAGTTTTTCGGACTCAGGATTATTATGA
- a CDS encoding murein L,D-transpeptidase catalytic domain family protein: MNSQHVPQEKILEIKNYIKGKEYNQDLAVFINFKIPSGKYRYFIYNLKNNTIVQQAVVSHGSGSVIPRSDALKFSNVEGSYQSSLGKYAIGESYVGKFGKAYRLKGLDSTNSNAMQRAIVLHSYGCIPDVESQTPVCLSLGCPMLSVNALKETAKYVDQSTKPVILYAFY; encoded by the coding sequence TTGAACTCACAGCATGTGCCTCAGGAAAAGATTTTGGAGATTAAAAATTATATTAAAGGAAAAGAGTATAATCAGGATCTTGCTGTTTTTATCAATTTTAAGATACCTTCCGGAAAATACCGTTATTTCATTTATAATCTGAAAAATAATACCATTGTACAGCAGGCCGTCGTATCCCATGGTTCAGGTTCAGTCATTCCACGGTCAGATGCTTTAAAATTCAGTAATGTTGAAGGTTCCTATCAGTCATCTCTGGGAAAATATGCCATTGGGGAAAGCTATGTAGGAAAGTTTGGTAAAGCTTACCGATTAAAAGGTCTTGATTCTACTAACAGCAATGCAATGCAAAGAGCTATTGTTCTTCATTCCTATGGATGTATTCCTGATGTGGAATCTCAGACTCCTGTATGCCTGAGTTTAGGGTGTCCAATGCTTTCGGTAAATGCACTTAAAGAAACAGCAAAATATGTTGATCAGTCGACAAAACCGGTGATCCTGTATGCATTTTATTAA
- a CDS encoding ABC transporter ATP-binding protein: MIKARNIHKSYGNLEVLKGVDIHIKMGEVVSIVGESGAGKSTLLQILGTLDHPTQSNKYDTEIEIAGESFINMNDKQLSKFRNQNIGFVFQFHQLLPEFTALENVLLPTKIAGANEKEALEKAYALFEDLKIEQRLQHKPNQLSGGEAQRVAVARALINSPKIIFADEPTGNLDSKNADDLHRLFFDLRDKYNQTFVIVTHNPNLAEITDRKLVMKDGMIIE; encoded by the coding sequence ATGATTAAAGCAAGAAATATCCATAAATCTTATGGGAATTTAGAAGTACTGAAAGGAGTTGATATTCATATCAAAATGGGTGAGGTGGTTTCTATTGTAGGAGAATCAGGAGCAGGTAAATCTACGTTACTGCAGATTTTAGGAACTTTGGATCATCCAACCCAGTCAAACAAATATGATACTGAAATTGAAATAGCAGGAGAATCATTTATTAATATGAATGATAAACAGCTTTCAAAGTTCAGAAATCAGAATATTGGTTTTGTATTTCAGTTTCATCAGCTTCTTCCGGAATTTACAGCGCTGGAAAATGTATTGCTTCCAACAAAAATAGCCGGAGCCAATGAAAAAGAAGCCCTTGAAAAGGCCTATGCTTTATTTGAAGATTTAAAAATAGAACAAAGGCTGCAGCATAAACCCAATCAACTTTCAGGTGGAGAAGCGCAAAGGGTAGCTGTAGCAAGAGCTTTAATCAATTCACCCAAAATTATTTTTGCGGATGAGCCTACAGGAAACCTGGATTCCAAGAATGCAGATGATCTTCACAGATTATTTTTTGATCTTAGGGATAAATACAACCAAACATTTGTCATTGTTACCCACAACCCGAATCTCGCAGAAATTACAGACCGAAAGCTCGTTATGAAGGACGGAATGATCATAGAATAG
- a CDS encoding pyruvate dehydrogenase complex dihydrolipoamide acetyltransferase, with product MAEVITMPRLSDTMTEGKVAKWHKKVGDKVKEGDILAEIETDKAVQDFESEIEGTLLYVGVEEGAAAAVDSVLAIIGNEGEDISGLTGGAAAPTAGTEEKKSEEQPKAEIAAPVAAEVPAGVEIITMPRLSDTMTEGKVAKWHKNVGDTVKEGDLLAEIETDKAVQDFESEFNGVLLKQGVEEGGAAPVDSVLAIIGPAGTDVSAVGAPKAAAASTEKPAEQKAEVKTEEKAAPAADSSSSDRIAISPLAKKMAQDKGVDINSVQGSGENGRIVKKDIENYQPAAKPAASAPTASSAPIAVSFVQGEDTETPNSQVRNIIAKRLSESKFSAPHYYLMVEINMDKAIEARKEINSLPDTKISFNDMIIKATAIALRKHPQVNSSWAGDKIIHRGNINIGVAVAIPDGLVVPVLKNTDQMTYTQISASVKDMASRAKSKGLKANEMEGSTFSISNLGMFGIETFTSIINQPNSAILSVGAIIEKPIVKDGQIVVGNTMKLSLACDHRVVDGATGAQFLQTLRTYLESPLTLLL from the coding sequence ATGGCAGAAGTAATTACGATGCCCCGCCTGTCCGACACGATGACGGAAGGTAAGGTGGCCAAATGGCATAAAAAAGTAGGAGATAAAGTAAAAGAAGGAGATATTTTAGCTGAAATTGAAACTGATAAAGCAGTTCAGGATTTCGAATCTGAAATAGAAGGTACCCTTTTATACGTAGGTGTAGAAGAAGGTGCTGCTGCTGCTGTAGACTCTGTTTTGGCTATTATCGGGAATGAAGGAGAAGATATTTCAGGATTGACAGGTGGAGCTGCTGCTCCCACTGCAGGAACTGAAGAAAAAAAATCAGAAGAACAGCCTAAAGCAGAAATTGCTGCACCTGTTGCTGCAGAAGTTCCGGCAGGAGTAGAAATTATTACAATGCCAAGACTTTCTGATACAATGACAGAAGGTAAAGTAGCTAAATGGCACAAAAATGTAGGCGATACAGTAAAAGAAGGAGACCTTCTTGCTGAAATCGAAACAGATAAAGCGGTACAGGATTTCGAATCTGAATTCAATGGAGTATTATTGAAGCAAGGTGTAGAAGAAGGAGGTGCTGCTCCGGTTGATTCCGTATTAGCAATTATTGGCCCTGCAGGAACAGATGTTTCCGCTGTAGGAGCTCCAAAAGCTGCAGCTGCATCAACTGAAAAACCAGCTGAACAAAAAGCAGAAGTTAAAACAGAAGAAAAGGCAGCTCCTGCTGCAGATTCTTCATCTTCTGACAGAATAGCAATCTCTCCACTGGCTAAGAAAATGGCTCAGGATAAAGGGGTTGATATCAACAGTGTTCAGGGATCTGGTGAAAACGGAAGAATCGTTAAAAAAGATATTGAAAATTATCAGCCAGCTGCGAAACCGGCTGCTTCAGCTCCGACAGCAAGCAGTGCTCCTATTGCCGTAAGCTTTGTACAAGGCGAAGATACAGAGACTCCAAACTCACAGGTAAGAAATATTATTGCAAAACGTCTTTCTGAAAGTAAATTCTCTGCACCTCACTACTATCTGATGGTTGAGATCAATATGGATAAAGCCATTGAAGCAAGAAAAGAAATCAATTCTTTACCTGATACTAAAATCTCTTTCAACGATATGATCATTAAAGCAACTGCAATTGCTTTAAGAAAACACCCTCAGGTAAATTCAAGCTGGGCTGGTGATAAGATCATCCACAGAGGAAATATCAATATTGGTGTAGCAGTAGCTATTCCGGACGGATTGGTAGTTCCTGTATTGAAAAATACAGATCAGATGACATATACTCAGATTTCTGCATCTGTGAAAGATATGGCATCAAGAGCTAAGAGTAAAGGTCTTAAAGCTAACGAAATGGAAGGATCTACATTCTCTATTTCTAACTTAGGAATGTTCGGAATCGAAACCTTTACAAGTATCATCAATCAGCCAAACTCTGCTATCCTTTCAGTAGGAGCAATTATTGAGAAACCAATCGTAAAAGATGGTCAGATTGTAGTTGGAAACACAATGAAACTTTCATTGGCATGTGATCACAGAGTGGTAGACGGTGCTACAGGTGCTCAATTCTTGCAGACATTAAGAACATATTTAGAAAGTCCATTAACATTGTTACTGTAA
- the pdhA gene encoding pyruvate dehydrogenase (acetyl-transferring) E1 component subunit alpha, whose translation MKEFSKEVYLKWYEDMTMWRRFEDKCRSLYLKQKIRGFLHLYNGQEAIPAGFTHAMDLTKDSMITAYRCHIHPMAMGVDPKRIMAELCGKATGTSGGMGGSMHIFSKERRFYGGHGIVGGQIPLGAGIAFADKYFDRKAVNICFFGDGAARQGSLHETFNMAMNWKLPVVFVVENNQYAMGTSVKRTANHEDIYKLGLGYEMPCLAVDAMDPEKVAEAAYEAIERARRGDGPTFIEARTYRYRGHSMSDAEPYRSKEEVAIHKNDDPIELVKHRILENGWATEAELEAMDNKSRDFVEECIEFMENSPYPETEKIYEYVYAQENYPFLDKLEN comes from the coding sequence ATGAAAGAATTTTCTAAAGAGGTATACCTGAAGTGGTATGAAGATATGACAATGTGGAGAAGGTTTGAAGACAAATGCCGTTCTCTTTACCTAAAACAAAAGATCAGAGGATTTTTACATTTGTATAACGGTCAGGAAGCTATTCCTGCTGGATTTACACATGCAATGGATCTGACAAAGGATAGTATGATTACTGCTTACAGATGTCACATCCATCCAATGGCGATGGGAGTAGATCCTAAGAGAATCATGGCTGAACTTTGCGGTAAAGCTACAGGTACATCCGGAGGTATGGGTGGATCTATGCACATTTTCAGTAAAGAACGCCGTTTTTACGGAGGACACGGTATCGTTGGAGGACAAATTCCTTTGGGTGCAGGTATTGCTTTTGCAGATAAATATTTTGACAGAAAAGCAGTGAACATCTGTTTCTTTGGAGACGGAGCTGCTAGACAAGGTTCTTTACATGAGACATTCAACATGGCAATGAACTGGAAACTTCCTGTGGTATTTGTGGTAGAAAACAACCAATATGCAATGGGAACTTCTGTAAAAAGAACTGCCAACCACGAAGATATCTATAAACTAGGATTAGGATACGAAATGCCTTGTCTTGCTGTAGATGCAATGGATCCTGAAAAAGTAGCTGAAGCTGCTTATGAGGCTATTGAAAGAGCAAGAAGAGGAGATGGTCCTACATTCATTGAAGCAAGAACTTACCGTTACAGAGGACACTCTATGTCTGATGCTGAGCCATACAGATCTAAAGAAGAAGTAGCTATTCATAAAAATGATGACCCAATCGAGCTTGTAAAACACAGAATTTTAGAAAACGGATGGGCTACAGAAGCTGAATTGGAAGCTATGGATAATAAGTCAAGAGACTTTGTTGAAGAGTGTATCGAATTTATGGAAAATTCTCCATATCCAGAGACAGAAAAGATCTATGAGTATGTATATGCTCAGGAAAACTATCCATTCCTAGACAAATTAGAAAACTAA
- a CDS encoding NIPSNAP family protein, whose amino-acid sequence MKYLFTVFLIIAGYFAFGQKLSQEKISTMPAPVHQLRIYEVPKENKQVFLDRFRDHALRIMKKYSFTIVATWESEFREKTEFVYLLEWKDEDAMKTAWEGFMADKEWKEIKARTAKQYGNFVNEIEDRTLKLTDFSPEKKLLK is encoded by the coding sequence ATGAAATATCTATTCACAGTCTTCTTGATAATTGCAGGTTATTTTGCTTTTGGGCAAAAGCTTTCTCAGGAAAAAATTTCTACAATGCCAGCTCCTGTGCATCAGTTAAGGATTTATGAAGTTCCCAAAGAGAATAAACAGGTTTTTCTGGATCGTTTCCGGGATCATGCACTCAGGATAATGAAGAAATATAGTTTTACCATTGTGGCAACTTGGGAATCGGAATTCAGGGAGAAAACAGAATTTGTTTATCTGCTTGAGTGGAAAGATGAAGATGCAATGAAAACCGCGTGGGAAGGATTCATGGCAGATAAAGAATGGAAAGAAATTAAAGCCAGAACAGCAAAACAATATGGTAATTTCGTTAATGAAATTGAAGACAGAACCCTGAAACTTACAGATTTTTCCCCGGAAAAGAAGCTCTTGAAATAA
- a CDS encoding phosphatase PAP2 family protein has translation MEEKQSSLLHKISKVISDFFNPLVSLIIFFIYMSIREYTLKDSMMYFIPVLAMIIIPVVIWLVWNVKTGRYTNMDVSNRVQRKTLYIFIAVCVITYLVFDYIRNGSVDLVMLFILILLFALQVSNLFIKSSMHTAFNIFVAALFFSLDWKMGLLWLGIAALVGITRIILKRHTVKEVFMGAGIAFLVSFIYLYCNIQFQH, from the coding sequence ATGGAAGAAAAACAGTCTTCATTACTACATAAAATTTCAAAAGTCATTTCCGACTTCTTTAATCCTCTGGTCTCTCTGATTATTTTTTTCATATATATGAGCATCAGGGAATACACTCTTAAAGATTCTATGATGTACTTCATTCCCGTATTAGCAATGATTATTATTCCGGTTGTCATTTGGCTGGTATGGAATGTGAAAACAGGAAGATATACCAATATGGACGTATCCAACCGGGTTCAAAGAAAAACACTGTATATATTTATCGCAGTATGTGTGATTACTTATCTTGTTTTCGATTACATCAGAAACGGATCTGTTGATCTTGTCATGCTTTTTATTTTAATACTTCTATTTGCTCTTCAGGTAAGCAATCTTTTTATCAAAAGTTCAATGCATACCGCATTCAATATATTTGTAGCAGCTTTATTTTTTAGTCTTGATTGGAAAATGGGTCTGCTATGGCTGGGAATTGCCGCTTTGGTCGGAATTACCCGCATTATTTTAAAACGTCATACGGTAAAAGAAGTATTTATGGGGGCTGGAATAGCTTTTTTGGTATCTTTTATCTATCTTTATTGCAATATTCAATTTCAACATTAG
- a CDS encoding BlaI/MecI/CopY family transcriptional regulator: MKINHLTAAEENFMKLFWKMESFYLKDVMEQHPEPKPHQNTVSTYLKILVEKGYLSTVKEGRIFKYTVLVPLEGYKKFLLKELSHNFFNNSGKEILELLLSEKLISQEDMKGHFDLKIEIKPAKVEEPKFEIAEEILSPKKEKKTKGKEKEKEKDKKKKKKKD, encoded by the coding sequence ATGAAAATAAATCATCTTACTGCCGCAGAAGAAAACTTTATGAAGCTGTTTTGGAAAATGGAATCTTTCTATCTGAAGGACGTTATGGAGCAGCATCCGGAACCGAAACCACATCAGAATACGGTTTCCACTTATTTGAAAATACTGGTTGAGAAAGGCTATCTATCCACCGTAAAAGAAGGAAGAATTTTCAAATACACCGTGCTCGTTCCTTTGGAGGGATATAAAAAATTTCTATTGAAAGAACTTTCGCATAACTTTTTCAATAACTCAGGAAAGGAAATCCTGGAGCTTTTATTAAGCGAAAAATTAATATCCCAGGAAGATATGAAAGGTCATTTTGATCTGAAAATTGAAATAAAACCAGCAAAAGTTGAAGAACCAAAGTTTGAAATTGCTGAAGAAATCTTAAGTCCTAAAAAAGAGAAGAAGACCAAAGGAAAAGAGAAAGAAAAGGAGAAGGACAAAAAGAAAAAGAAGAAAAAAGATTAA